One Chromobacterium paludis genomic window carries:
- a CDS encoding LPS-assembly lipoprotein LptE: MKHTLRYALLAVFALLLTACGFHLRGLGASIKPLPFSTVYLDAGGKGLESDLRTVLMRQPKLAVLEQAKGAQAVLSVVSENQSKDILTINTGGRINEYQLTYTATVRLVLNGVPVEPDMTATVRRSMNYSDNQVLGKQQEEDLLWADARRDAAEQIVRRLAYLKVPAAGPAGAQSVKPDAVPQP, encoded by the coding sequence ATGAAACATACGCTGCGATACGCGCTGCTGGCCGTCTTCGCCTTGCTGCTCACGGCCTGCGGCTTCCATTTGCGCGGCCTGGGCGCGTCGATCAAACCGTTGCCGTTCTCCACCGTTTACCTGGACGCGGGCGGCAAGGGCCTGGAGTCTGACCTGCGCACCGTGCTGATGCGCCAGCCCAAGCTGGCCGTGCTGGAGCAGGCCAAGGGCGCGCAGGCGGTGCTGAGCGTGGTGAGCGAGAACCAGTCCAAGGACATTCTCACCATCAACACCGGCGGCCGCATCAACGAGTACCAGCTGACCTACACCGCCACGGTCAGGCTGGTGTTGAACGGCGTGCCGGTGGAGCCGGACATGACGGCGACGGTGCGCCGCAGCATGAACTACTCGGATAATCAGGTGCTGGGCAAGCAGCAGGAGGAAGACCTGTTGTGGGCTGACGCCCGCCGCGACGCGGCCGAGCAGATCGTGCGCCGTCTGGCGTATCTGAAAGTCCCGGCCGCCGGACCGGCCGGCGCGCAGAGCGTGAAGCCCGATGCCGTCCCTCAGCCCTGA
- the leuS gene encoding leucine--tRNA ligase, producing the protein MQEHYSPRELEAAAQQKWLKTAAFKAVEDASRPKYYALSMFPYPSGKLHMGHVRNYTITDVLARFKRLQGFNVLQPMGWDAFGLPAENAAMKNGGAPAAWTYANIEYMKTQLDSLGFALDWERELATCKPDYYRWEQWLFTRLFEKGVIYKKNGVVNWDPVDQTVLANEQVVDGRGWRSGALVEKREIPMYYFRITDYAEQLLADLDQLDGWPEQVKTMQRNWIGKSYGSDVVFPYDEASIGHAGELKVYTTRPDTLMGATYVAVAAEHPLATQAAAGNAELQAFIAECKSGSVAEADVAKMEKKGMPTGLFVIHPLTGERLPVWVANYVLWGYGEGAVMAVPAHDERDFEFANKYQLPIKQVITLASGDAEYDAANWQEWYGAKDDSVKTVNSGKYDGLGYQAAFDAIIGDLQAKNQGQKKTQYRLRDWGISRQRYWGCPIPIIHCASCGDVPVPEKDLPVTLPENVHPDGAGSPLAKMPEFYETSCPKCGGAAKRETDTMDTFVESSWYYARYASPKCDTAMVDKKAADYWLQVDQYVGGIEHAILHLLYARFFHKLMRDEGLVSSDEPFKSLLTQGMVVCETFYRDLPNGAKDWIAPQDVDLTRDAKGKIVAATHRADGLPVVVGGIEKMSKSKNNGVDPQEFIEKYGADTARLFMMFAAPPEQSLEWSDAGVEGAFRFLKRLWKSAREHVEAGVVVPYSAGELNASQKELRFKLHSTIQKVADDYGRRQQFNTAIAAVMELLNAYDKADTSGETGRAVAQEVLEAVTLLLSPIVPHVCDGIWSELKPGTELLAQAWPNVDEAALVKSEIELMVQVAGKLRGSVTVAADASKDAIEAAALAHENVIKFMEGKPAKKIIVVPGRLVNIVV; encoded by the coding sequence ATGCAAGAACACTACTCCCCGCGCGAGCTGGAAGCCGCCGCGCAGCAGAAATGGCTGAAAACCGCCGCCTTCAAGGCCGTTGAAGACGCTTCGCGTCCCAAGTACTACGCGCTGTCGATGTTCCCGTATCCGTCCGGCAAGCTGCACATGGGCCACGTGCGCAACTACACCATCACCGACGTGCTGGCCCGCTTCAAGCGCCTGCAGGGCTTCAACGTGCTGCAACCGATGGGTTGGGACGCCTTCGGCCTGCCGGCCGAGAACGCGGCGATGAAGAACGGCGGCGCGCCGGCGGCGTGGACTTACGCCAACATCGAATACATGAAAACGCAGCTGGACAGCCTGGGCTTCGCCCTGGACTGGGAACGCGAGCTGGCCACCTGCAAGCCGGACTATTACCGCTGGGAGCAGTGGCTGTTCACCCGCCTGTTTGAAAAGGGCGTGATCTACAAGAAGAACGGCGTGGTCAACTGGGACCCGGTGGACCAGACCGTGCTGGCCAACGAGCAAGTGGTGGACGGCCGCGGCTGGCGCTCCGGCGCGCTGGTGGAAAAGCGCGAAATCCCGATGTACTACTTCCGCATCACCGACTACGCCGAGCAGCTGCTGGCGGACCTGGACCAGCTGGACGGCTGGCCGGAGCAGGTCAAAACCATGCAGCGCAACTGGATAGGCAAGAGCTACGGCTCCGACGTGGTGTTCCCGTATGACGAGGCCAGCATCGGCCACGCGGGCGAGCTGAAGGTTTACACCACCCGCCCGGACACGCTGATGGGCGCCACCTATGTCGCCGTCGCCGCTGAACACCCGCTGGCCACCCAGGCCGCGGCCGGCAATGCCGAGCTGCAGGCCTTCATCGCCGAGTGCAAGTCCGGCTCCGTGGCCGAGGCCGACGTGGCCAAAATGGAAAAGAAGGGCATGCCGACCGGCCTGTTCGTGATCCACCCGCTGACCGGCGAACGCTTGCCGGTATGGGTGGCCAACTATGTGCTGTGGGGCTACGGCGAAGGCGCGGTGATGGCCGTGCCGGCGCACGACGAGCGCGACTTCGAGTTCGCCAACAAATACCAGCTGCCGATCAAGCAGGTGATTACGCTGGCGTCCGGCGACGCCGAATACGACGCCGCCAACTGGCAGGAATGGTACGGCGCCAAGGATGACAGCGTGAAGACGGTCAACTCGGGCAAGTACGACGGCCTGGGTTATCAAGCCGCCTTCGACGCCATCATTGGCGACCTGCAGGCCAAAAACCAGGGCCAGAAGAAGACCCAGTACCGCCTGCGCGACTGGGGCATCAGCCGCCAGCGCTACTGGGGCTGCCCGATCCCCATCATCCACTGCGCCAGCTGCGGCGATGTGCCGGTGCCGGAAAAAGACCTGCCGGTGACGTTGCCGGAAAACGTGCACCCGGACGGCGCCGGCAGCCCGCTGGCCAAGATGCCGGAATTCTACGAAACCAGCTGCCCGAAGTGCGGCGGCGCGGCCAAGCGCGAAACCGACACCATGGACACCTTCGTGGAGTCCAGCTGGTACTACGCCCGCTACGCTAGCCCGAAGTGCGACACCGCGATGGTGGACAAGAAGGCCGCCGACTACTGGCTGCAAGTCGACCAATACGTGGGCGGCATCGAACACGCCATCCTGCACCTCTTGTACGCGCGCTTCTTCCACAAGCTGATGCGCGACGAAGGCCTGGTGTCGTCGGATGAGCCGTTCAAGAGCCTGCTGACCCAGGGCATGGTGGTGTGCGAAACCTTCTATCGCGACCTGCCCAACGGCGCCAAGGACTGGATCGCTCCGCAGGACGTGGACCTTACGCGCGACGCCAAGGGCAAGATCGTGGCGGCCACGCACCGCGCGGACGGCCTGCCGGTGGTGGTGGGCGGCATCGAGAAGATGTCCAAGTCCAAGAACAACGGCGTGGACCCGCAGGAGTTCATCGAGAAATACGGCGCCGACACCGCGCGCCTGTTCATGATGTTCGCCGCGCCGCCGGAGCAGAGCCTGGAATGGTCCGACGCCGGCGTGGAGGGCGCGTTCCGCTTCCTCAAGCGTCTGTGGAAGAGCGCGCGCGAACATGTCGAAGCCGGCGTGGTGGTGCCGTACAGCGCGGGCGAGCTGAACGCCAGCCAGAAGGAGCTGCGCTTCAAGCTGCACAGCACCATCCAGAAAGTGGCCGACGACTACGGCCGCCGCCAGCAATTCAACACCGCCATCGCCGCGGTGATGGAGCTCTTGAACGCCTACGACAAGGCCGACACCTCGGGCGAGACCGGTCGCGCCGTGGCGCAGGAAGTGTTGGAAGCCGTGACGCTGCTGCTGTCGCCCATCGTGCCCCACGTTTGCGACGGCATCTGGAGCGAGCTGAAGCCGGGCACCGAGCTGCTGGCCCAGGCCTGGCCCAACGTGGACGAAGCCGCGCTGGTGAAGAGCGAGATCGAGCTGATGGTGCAAGTGGCGGGCAAGCTGCGCGGCAGCGTGACCGTGGCCGCGGACGCCTCCAAGGACGCGATCGAAGCCGCCGCGCTGGCGCACGAAAACGTGATCAAGTTCATGGAAGGCAAGCCGGCCAAGAAGATCATCGTGGTGCCGGGCCGCCTGGTGAACATCGTCGTTTAA